From a region of the Thermosipho melanesiensis BI429 genome:
- the ord gene encoding 2,4-diaminopentanoate dehydrogenase, with the protein MITLVWRFLKIKEVKDMRIVCWGLGAMGSGIAKNVVESGFMKLVGAIDLTHTGKDVGEVLGMEKLGIEISNDKKIIEETNPDLVVIATSSFVKDVLPQIEYAVKSHCNVITIAEEMAFPFDSHPEESLYMDSLAKRYGVSILGTGVNPGFVLDTLILSLTGVCNKVDKIVARRINDLSPFGKTVMETQGVGTTPEEFEDGLKTGKIVGHIGFPQSIMMIARALGWNVDKIEEERKPIISNVHRETPVVKVEPGMVAGCNHSAKAYIGDEVVIEMQHPQQIHPHLEGVETGDYIEIYGDPDIKLAIKPEIPGGKATIAIATNMIPIVIGATPGLKTMADLPVPRSILSIK; encoded by the coding sequence ATGATAACATTAGTATGGAGATTTTTAAAAATAAAGGAGGTTAAAGATATGAGAATAGTTTGTTGGGGATTAGGTGCAATGGGTAGCGGTATTGCAAAAAATGTTGTTGAAAGCGGTTTTATGAAACTTGTGGGAGCAATTGATTTAACCCATACGGGTAAGGATGTAGGAGAGGTTTTGGGAATGGAAAAATTAGGAATAGAGATTTCTAACGATAAAAAAATCATTGAAGAAACAAATCCTGATTTAGTTGTGATTGCTACATCTTCATTTGTTAAAGATGTTTTACCACAGATAGAATATGCGGTAAAAAGTCACTGTAATGTAATTACTATTGCAGAAGAAATGGCTTTTCCCTTTGATTCACACCCAGAAGAGTCATTATACATGGATAGTCTTGCAAAAAGATATGGTGTTTCTATATTAGGAACAGGGGTAAATCCGGGATTTGTTTTAGATACTCTAATACTTTCTTTAACTGGTGTATGTAACAAGGTTGATAAAATTGTTGCAAGAAGAATAAATGATTTGTCTCCTTTTGGAAAGACAGTTATGGAGACACAAGGTGTAGGGACAACACCTGAAGAATTTGAAGATGGATTAAAGACGGGAAAAATAGTTGGACATATTGGATTTCCTCAAAGTATAATGATGATTGCAAGGGCATTGGGATGGAATGTGGACAAAATAGAAGAAGAGAGAAAACCGATAATTTCAAATGTTCACAGAGAAACACCAGTTGTAAAAGTAGAACCTGGAATGGTAGCTGGATGCAATCATTCCGCAAAAGCGTACATTGGAGATGAAGTGGTTATTGAAATGCAACATCCTCAGCAGATACATCCGCATCTTGAAGGTGTTGAAACAGGTGATTATATAGAGATTTACGGAGATCCAGATATAAAACTTGCGATAAAACCTGAAATTCCTGGGGGAAAAGCAACTATTGCCATTGCAACGAATATGATTCCAATAGTTATTGGTGCAACACCAGGATTAAAAACCATGGCTGATTTACCCGTTCCAAGGTCTATCCTTTCAATAAAATGA
- the ortA gene encoding 2-amino-4-oxopentanoate thiolase subunit OrtA, protein MEAKKGDWVQIQKTLLKSKERTAQLPEDTKKVPLEMRVKGFLINDVAKLGDEVEVETLTGRKVTGTLVSINPKYEHDFGEPIPELITVGLELRRILEGDNDA, encoded by the coding sequence ATGGAAGCAAAAAAAGGTGATTGGGTTCAAATTCAGAAAACACTTTTAAAATCTAAAGAAAGGACAGCGCAATTACCTGAGGATACAAAAAAAGTGCCACTTGAAATGAGGGTGAAGGGGTTTTTGATAAATGATGTTGCAAAATTGGGAGATGAGGTTGAAGTAGAGACTCTTACTGGAAGAAAAGTTACAGGCACACTCGTTTCCATTAACCCAAAGTATGAACATGACTTTGGTGAGCCTATTCCGGAACTTATTACCGTAGGTCTTGAGTTAAGAAGAATTTTAGAAGGTGATAACGATGCATGA
- the ortB gene encoding 2-amino-4-oxopentanoate thiolase subunit OrtB codes for MHDLSYNAVMSRKNEIMKKAVGIDYEKFLISDLVFDYEKMMEEVGYSLKKVREIQNETGVGNTPLVELRQINRLIKKIAPKGKGARIFIKDEATNPSGSYKDRRASVSVYHAEKNGYEGVIAATSGNYGAAVASQAAKRGLKCIIAQECYDSKWIGQPEILEKARSCEAYGAEVVQLTVGPELFYYTLVLLEETGFFNASLYTPYAIAGVETLGYEIAQQTRDMVGKYPDVVVITHAGGGILTGTARGLKKAGALDTKIIAASVNLKGLHMASDNDFNKKYFTTGHTGFGLPFATFPDRSDVPKNAARALRYMDRYLLVTQGEVFYITEMLAQLEGMQRGPAGNTSLAAAFALALEMDEDKVIVVNETEYTGAGKLPSAQLTFAKKMGMEIKRGDPIKEDLPGKRIVIPEHPSQIGYIELNMDDVRKSYVKEAIKRYNKKRFSDEEIKFMAEDTKTTPEKIKKFIKELLGGE; via the coding sequence ATGCATGATCTTTCATACAATGCAGTAATGTCAAGAAAAAATGAAATAATGAAAAAGGCCGTTGGAATAGATTATGAAAAATTCTTGATTTCGGATTTAGTATTTGATTATGAAAAAATGATGGAAGAGGTTGGGTATTCTCTGAAAAAGGTTAGAGAGATTCAAAATGAAACAGGTGTAGGGAATACTCCTCTTGTGGAATTGAGACAGATTAATAGGTTAATTAAGAAAATTGCTCCCAAAGGGAAAGGTGCAAGGATATTTATAAAGGATGAGGCGACAAATCCTTCGGGGAGTTATAAAGACAGACGTGCTTCGGTAAGTGTGTATCATGCAGAAAAAAACGGATATGAAGGAGTTATTGCGGCTACCAGCGGAAATTATGGAGCAGCTGTCGCGTCTCAAGCGGCAAAACGTGGTTTAAAGTGTATTATTGCTCAAGAATGTTATGATAGTAAATGGATTGGGCAACCTGAGATACTGGAAAAAGCTCGCTCATGTGAGGCGTATGGAGCAGAAGTTGTTCAACTTACAGTGGGACCCGAACTTTTTTATTATACTTTAGTTCTTTTAGAAGAAACGGGATTTTTTAACGCCTCTCTTTATACACCATATGCAATAGCGGGTGTTGAAACGTTGGGATATGAAATTGCCCAGCAGACTAGAGATATGGTGGGAAAATATCCCGATGTAGTTGTTATTACACACGCTGGTGGAGGAATTTTAACGGGAACGGCAAGGGGGTTAAAGAAAGCAGGGGCTCTTGATACTAAGATAATTGCAGCAAGCGTAAATTTAAAAGGGCTACACATGGCAAGTGATAATGATTTTAACAAAAAATACTTTACAACAGGGCATACAGGTTTTGGTCTTCCGTTTGCAACTTTTCCAGATAGATCTGATGTTCCGAAAAATGCCGCAAGAGCTTTGCGATATATGGATAGGTATCTTTTGGTAACGCAAGGTGAGGTGTTTTATATTACAGAAATGCTCGCACAACTTGAAGGTATGCAAAGAGGACCTGCAGGTAATACATCTCTTGCTGCTGCATTTGCATTGGCGCTTGAAATGGATGAAGACAAAGTAATAGTTGTAAATGAAACAGAATATACAGGTGCGGGAAAGCTTCCTTCTGCACAATTGACGTTTGCAAAGAAAATGGGGATGGAAATCAAAAGAGGAGATCCAATAAAAGAAGATCTTCCGGGAAAGAGGATAGTTATTCCTGAACATCCATCTCAGATAGGATATATTGAGCTTAATATGGATGATGTGAGAAAAAGTTATGTGAAAGAAGCAATTAAAAGGTACAATAAAAAAAGGTTTAGTGACGAAGAGATAAAATTTATGGCGGAAGATACGAAAACAACTCCTGAAAAGATAAAAAAATTTATAAAAGAATTACTTGGAGGTGAATAA
- a CDS encoding ornithine aminomutase subunit alpha, with the protein MNKLNPRKDDFKERSKHLQKMSDEELNEYFWHLVERVVDPLIELARTHTSPSVERSVLLRMGFNSLESSKLVDLIFQRGLLGKGAGHIVWRIAKEKNLDIIEAGRALIEGRYWEDVDRIFKGVGNNA; encoded by the coding sequence GTGAATAAATTGAACCCCAGAAAGGACGATTTTAAAGAAAGAAGTAAGCATCTTCAGAAAATGAGTGATGAGGAGCTAAACGAATATTTTTGGCATCTTGTAGAAAGGGTTGTAGATCCTTTAATAGAATTGGCAAGAACACATACTTCTCCTTCAGTTGAAAGATCAGTATTACTTAGAATGGGATTTAATAGTTTAGAATCCTCTAAACTTGTTGATTTGATATTTCAAAGAGGCTTGTTGGGAAAAGGAGCAGGTCATATTGTTTGGAGAATAGCAAAGGAGAAAAATTTGGATATTATTGAAGCAGGGAGAGCGTTAATAGAAGGAAGATATTGGGAAGATGTAGATAGAATTTTCAAAGGGGTGGGAAACAATGCTTGA
- the oraE gene encoding D-ornithine 4,5-aminomutase subunit OraE: protein MLDPKKPIDIDEILKDLDKYRPKRKGWTWRKRLPEETKIGDYKYYQVSEDLKNSIPLPAAHYFGGIDPQPEVVITSEIASGRFEDDIRRMRMAAWHGADHIMVIRTLGQSHYDGLIEGTPEGIGGIPITRKQLRATRKALDLIEEEVGRPINFHSYVSGVAGPEIAVLFAEEGVNGAHQDPQYNVLYRGINPIRSFVDAAVAKKIMASVNMLQIDGAHNANASAKLAWTVMPELLVQHGINCMYSLKAGMKKEYIALSTVPPVVAPMPEFRYNLPYAVALRELFDGFRFRAQMNTRYIESDLFDATRIHVLNTLISRLTSADLQSTITPDEGRNVPWHVNSIRGVETAKHTLVALDGMKRYVKIDEKEIGLKVRELKMRAILMLEEILDIGGYFEALEAGMFVDNGYYPERIGDGIARKKNGEIAAGTVVPRDEDYMAPVCEHFGYNNLPEGIEKPCDLIGGCTLHNPDKIQFIDELDESDNVNIRLEKIRDMRKRNVIKPEVEWFSDGWIQMDMTFALPEELAEAAAIALCQKLGLEEPTVIHKTILHPSEGTYIEVKAKVPFEIEIDKLELPKKPETLPEEEIFEFIQKNPIHVVAGTVGNDEHSVGLREVLDIKHGGIEKYGIKYTYLGTSVPPEKLIDAAIETGAKVILASMIITHNDVHIQNMKKLHELAIEKGIRDKVLIIAGGTQINNDLAVENGMDAGFGRGTKGIHVASFIVKKLKEKK from the coding sequence ATGCTTGATCCCAAGAAACCAATAGATATAGATGAAATTTTAAAAGATTTGGATAAATATAGGCCAAAGAGAAAAGGTTGGACTTGGCGAAAAAGATTGCCGGAAGAAACAAAAATAGGTGATTACAAATATTATCAAGTAAGTGAAGATTTGAAGAATTCCATACCACTTCCAGCGGCCCATTATTTCGGTGGCATAGATCCACAACCAGAGGTTGTTATAACTTCTGAAATAGCATCTGGGAGATTTGAAGATGATATAAGAAGGATGAGAATGGCAGCATGGCATGGTGCAGATCACATAATGGTTATAAGAACTTTGGGGCAATCACATTACGATGGGCTAATTGAGGGTACACCTGAGGGAATAGGTGGTATACCAATTACCAGAAAACAACTCCGTGCAACAAGAAAGGCTTTGGATTTAATAGAAGAAGAAGTAGGAAGGCCAATAAATTTTCATAGTTATGTTTCTGGAGTTGCAGGTCCTGAAATTGCAGTTTTGTTTGCAGAAGAAGGGGTAAATGGTGCACACCAAGACCCACAATACAATGTTTTGTATAGAGGTATCAATCCAATACGTTCATTTGTCGATGCCGCTGTTGCGAAAAAGATTATGGCATCTGTAAATATGTTACAGATAGATGGGGCTCATAACGCCAATGCATCTGCAAAGTTAGCATGGACGGTAATGCCAGAACTTTTGGTACAACACGGTATTAATTGTATGTATTCATTAAAAGCAGGAATGAAGAAAGAGTATATAGCACTTTCCACAGTTCCACCAGTTGTTGCACCAATGCCTGAATTTAGATATAACCTACCGTATGCAGTTGCTTTGAGAGAATTGTTCGATGGATTTAGATTTAGGGCACAAATGAATACAAGATATATCGAGTCAGATTTATTCGATGCTACAAGAATACACGTTCTCAACACGTTGATTTCACGACTAACATCTGCAGATTTGCAATCGACAATTACTCCTGACGAAGGAAGAAATGTACCATGGCATGTAAATTCCATACGTGGTGTTGAAACTGCAAAACACACATTAGTTGCACTAGATGGAATGAAAAGATATGTGAAGATAGACGAAAAAGAAATTGGGTTAAAAGTAAGAGAATTGAAAATGAGAGCAATTTTAATGCTTGAAGAAATATTAGATATAGGTGGTTATTTTGAGGCGTTGGAAGCGGGAATGTTTGTTGATAATGGTTATTATCCCGAGAGAATAGGTGATGGAATTGCAAGGAAAAAGAATGGTGAAATAGCAGCGGGAACAGTTGTTCCTAGAGATGAAGATTACATGGCACCAGTGTGTGAGCATTTTGGATATAATAATTTGCCTGAGGGAATTGAAAAACCTTGCGATTTGATAGGAGGCTGTACATTACACAATCCAGATAAAATACAGTTTATAGACGAATTGGATGAAAGTGATAACGTAAATATTAGGCTGGAAAAGATAAGAGATATGAGAAAAAGAAATGTTATAAAACCAGAAGTAGAATGGTTCTCGGATGGATGGATCCAAATGGATATGACGTTTGCGCTCCCAGAAGAGTTGGCTGAGGCAGCCGCAATAGCTTTATGTCAAAAGTTAGGTCTTGAAGAGCCTACGGTAATTCACAAAACAATACTTCATCCATCGGAAGGAACGTATATAGAAGTTAAAGCAAAGGTACCTTTTGAAATAGAGATAGACAAATTAGAACTTCCAAAGAAACCTGAAACATTACCCGAAGAGGAAATATTTGAGTTTATCCAAAAAAATCCGATACACGTAGTTGCAGGAACAGTAGGGAATGATGAACATTCAGTTGGATTAAGAGAAGTATTGGATATAAAACATGGTGGTATTGAAAAGTATGGGATAAAATACACATACCTTGGAACAAGTGTTCCACCTGAAAAACTTATTGATGCAGCTATTGAAACAGGTGCAAAGGTAATTCTTGCATCTATGATAATTACACACAATGATGTTCATATTCAGAATATGAAAAAATTGCATGAACTTGCAATTGAAAAAGGAATAAGAGATAAGGTATTGATTATAGCAGGTGGTACTCAAATTAATAATGACCTTGCTGTTGAAAATGGTATGGATGCAGGGTTTGGACGTGGAACTAAAGGAATTCATGTTGCCTCGTTTATAGTCAAAAAATTAAAAGAAAAAAAATAA
- a CDS encoding TatD family hydrolase → MIVDTHAHLHMKHFNKDREEVIKKFKDDGILFVVNVATNLKDSVSCIELARKYNKIYATVGVHPHDSKDVPKKYLEKLNNLAQNFKVVAIGEIGLDYYRNISPVEVQQKVFTEQLILAKELDLPVIVHIRDAYEDAYNIIEMIGHFKGVIHAFSGDKEYALKFVKLGFMLGIGGPVTYKKNENLRNVVRLVGEENIVTETDCPYLPPQPFRGKRNEPSYVKYVVEEINRILDNDVAETLVKNAAELFEVKL, encoded by the coding sequence ATGATAGTAGATACACATGCACATCTTCATATGAAACATTTTAATAAAGATAGAGAAGAAGTAATTAAAAAATTTAAAGATGATGGAATTTTGTTTGTTGTTAACGTTGCTACTAACCTAAAAGATAGTGTGTCTTGTATAGAGCTTGCAAGAAAGTATAATAAAATATATGCAACTGTTGGAGTTCATCCCCACGATAGTAAAGATGTACCAAAAAAATATTTAGAGAAGTTAAATAATCTCGCACAAAATTTCAAAGTAGTTGCAATTGGTGAAATAGGTTTAGATTATTATAGAAACATTTCACCAGTGGAAGTTCAACAAAAGGTGTTTACAGAACAATTGATACTTGCCAAAGAATTAGATTTACCTGTAATTGTGCATATAAGAGATGCTTATGAAGATGCATATAATATTATTGAGATGATTGGCCATTTTAAGGGAGTTATTCACGCATTTAGTGGTGATAAAGAATATGCGTTAAAGTTTGTGAAATTGGGCTTTATGCTTGGAATAGGGGGTCCTGTTACATATAAAAAGAACGAAAATCTCAGAAATGTGGTCAGATTAGTAGGAGAGGAAAATATAGTAACGGAAACTGATTGCCCATACCTTCCGCCACAACCATTTAGAGGTAAGAGAAATGAGCCTTCATATGTAAAATACGTAGTGGAAGAGATAAATAGGATTTTAGATAATGATGTAGCGGAAACATTAGTGAAAAATGCGGCAGAACTATTTGAGGTGAAATTGTGA
- the ruvA gene encoding Holliday junction branch migration protein RuvA: protein MIYAMYGVLEDIENGKLYLNVNEIVYEIVVGDTGYFEDFLNEKIKVFTKMIVNDDEISLYGFSDVLKLKLFEKLILVNKLGPKSALKIITSSDVSYIVSAIVNEDVKTLSTLPGIGPKTAERIILELKDSMKEFDVTLTEKDKKILEAIEALVTLGFSRNQSKKAVTQILKKDDSLDDIIKKALKFLSR, encoded by the coding sequence GTGATCTATGCAATGTATGGTGTATTGGAAGACATCGAAAATGGAAAATTGTATTTAAATGTGAATGAAATTGTATATGAGATAGTAGTTGGCGATACAGGTTATTTCGAAGATTTTTTGAATGAAAAAATAAAAGTATTTACAAAGATGATTGTAAATGACGATGAAATAAGTTTATACGGTTTTTCAGATGTTTTGAAACTAAAGTTATTTGAGAAACTTATTTTGGTTAACAAACTAGGCCCAAAGAGTGCTCTAAAAATAATTACTTCAAGTGATGTTTCATATATTGTAAGTGCTATTGTAAATGAAGATGTTAAAACATTATCTACACTTCCAGGAATAGGTCCAAAAACAGCAGAAAGGATTATATTAGAACTAAAAGATTCTATGAAAGAATTTGATGTAACTTTAACGGAAAAGGATAAAAAGATTTTAGAGGCAATAGAAGCATTAGTTACGCTGGGATTTAGCAGAAATCAATCGAAAAAAGCTGTCACTCAAATTTTAAAAAAGGATGACAGTTTAGATGATATAATTAAAAAGGCTTTGAAATTTTTAAGCAGGTGA
- a CDS encoding DRTGG domain-containing protein: protein MKLSKIIGAIDAEAVFFKDDCEIVHAYTGDLLSMVMKNAKSGSIWITVQNHLNIIAVAAMSGIKAIVLCEDMNFSNDVIEKAKEEGICLLKAKDDAYTVSGKIYTLGIR from the coding sequence ATGAAACTTTCAAAAATAATCGGTGCAATTGATGCAGAAGCCGTTTTTTTTAAAGATGATTGTGAAATAGTTCACGCATATACTGGGGATTTATTGAGCATGGTTATGAAAAATGCAAAAAGCGGATCGATCTGGATTACGGTTCAAAATCATTTGAATATAATAGCTGTTGCTGCAATGTCAGGAATAAAAGCAATTGTTTTGTGTGAGGATATGAATTTTTCAAATGATGTTATTGAAAAAGCAAAGGAAGAAGGAATATGTCTTTTAAAAGCAAAGGATGATGCGTACACAGTTTCAGGGAAAATTTACACTCTGGGGATAAGATGA
- a CDS encoding PHP-associated domain-containing protein: MKADLHIHSSLSPCAEITMVPGEVFNRSPDVIAICDHNSGGNVRAFKNLFERKGKLVIPGIEIQTVEDIHILGYFLSISNLERLSLILKDYLPKIFYDPEKFGYQIYVDENDNFLKMEKSALGFPTELSLEEVVDIIQKYGGLPVYAHIGRKFGVLYQLGIFPNLPVKICEVTNKEELNTARKNGYIALSSSDAHFLEQIGVRYSIIDVEKKDVNSVLGAIISGRVKTIWDF, encoded by the coding sequence ATGAAGGCAGACCTTCACATACATTCTTCGTTATCTCCGTGTGCTGAAATTACAATGGTTCCTGGGGAAGTATTTAATAGATCTCCAGATGTTATAGCAATTTGTGATCATAACAGTGGAGGTAACGTACGGGCTTTTAAAAATCTCTTTGAGAGAAAAGGGAAACTTGTTATTCCAGGTATAGAAATTCAAACAGTTGAAGATATACACATTTTAGGCTATTTTCTAAGTATTAGTAATTTGGAAAGACTTTCCCTAATTTTAAAGGATTACCTTCCAAAAATTTTTTACGATCCAGAAAAATTTGGATATCAAATATACGTGGATGAGAATGATAATTTCTTAAAGATGGAAAAATCCGCGCTTGGTTTTCCCACCGAGCTTTCCCTTGAAGAGGTTGTTGATATAATTCAAAAGTATGGAGGATTACCGGTATATGCACATATTGGAAGAAAATTTGGTGTGTTATATCAATTGGGTATCTTTCCCAATTTACCAGTAAAGATTTGCGAAGTTACAAACAAAGAAGAGCTAAACACCGCAAGAAAAAATGGATATATAGCTCTTTCTTCATCTGATGCACATTTTTTGGAGCAAATAGGTGTAAGATATAGTATAATTGATGTGGAAAAGAAAGATGTAAATAGTGTTTTAGGGGCAATTATTAGTGGGAGGGTAAAGACGATTTGGGACTTCTAA
- a CDS encoding ATP-binding protein, with product MGLLTIADHVQDITENSIKAGAKNVILEIYETDKEFTFVVRDDGPGIKDLNEVFDPFYTSRDKKIRRFGLGLPFLKQAVEMTGGSVDIKTKLGEGTTVKATFIKEHIDCQPVGDLITVFLSLLMNENVNLKIKRCRGKDCYEISSQVVKEYLGDLNSPGKIKILKEMILELEGKEA from the coding sequence TTGGGACTTCTAACAATTGCAGATCATGTGCAGGATATTACGGAAAACTCCATAAAAGCAGGAGCAAAAAATGTTATTTTAGAGATTTACGAAACAGACAAGGAGTTTACCTTTGTTGTAAGAGATGATGGACCTGGTATTAAGGATTTAAATGAGGTCTTCGATCCTTTTTATACATCTAGGGATAAAAAGATAAGAAGATTTGGTTTAGGATTACCATTTTTAAAACAAGCTGTAGAGATGACAGGAGGAAGTGTTGATATAAAAACTAAGTTAGGAGAAGGAACAACTGTGAAGGCAACATTTATTAAGGAACATATAGATTGCCAGCCTGTGGGAGATTTAATTACTGTTTTTTTGTCACTTTTAATGAACGAAAATGTAAATTTAAAAATCAAAAGATGCAGGGGAAAAGATTGCTATGAAATTTCTTCGCAAGTTGTAAAGGAATATTTAGGTGATTTAAATTCTCCAGGTAAGATTAAGATTTTAAAGGAAATGATATTAGAATTAGAAGGTAAGGAGGCATAG
- a CDS encoding POTRA domain-containing protein has product MKKYFVLFFLGIFLLSFGAILEKVTINGLNLLKENDLEFAYASYLGKDINDYAIADIIRNLKGTGYFSSVEWSKIESEKGIELVIDVLENKKVEKVNLEINGVELVSKDTLNASITLLEGKPFSFMKFRESILNISKIYEDEGYIVSNVFSKNKDQGFIYVTGTIDATEVTFKVIEYALYSVEFSGEVEGLEEILSKIKKDANLKEYKDYLEKNWFLRLFDNEKSYYPKMADLQRIFQEFGKYVYFSPYSNIQILDVNGEKPSKKLSIVIVQNKLLKDQKDQKFIKGVEVLGNTLNDFSDVTLSGTVTNLDLLNTLQKVKSWYDEKNYIVSVKPEIRDEEFLIHVTEYKFGDVEIEGLEQTKPYTFDDLISIKPGGYANRDELRNTYVEIYKTQFFDGIDFDITPAATDVLDVKLKLEEKVKKFNFIGGGTWGPPGEGKPWYEGLAGQLQLKTVNPFGLGQSIGLSLFLGVSNKSVSFNYSIRKPFAMPVIFGGSLNYSYITEASTLTDDATVTNNFGFDITLSSLKINNNSFTFGFGMDYKMIYFNTEEEYLGGNVLAGYTFETLDDLVIPTEGWYFGLIGQKYFKILGNAPVADKFQEELSLHIPFGDFTLASRFFASQLFQYEGTKIHNYLSGLNSLRGATLEGNMTFLMNNDIRYVDKNSNYPFYIAGFGDFAFVGDEYTFDMLKWSVGVELGLNLPFLGLIRVGEAYYENNWNFFFLMGKTF; this is encoded by the coding sequence ATGAAAAAGTATTTTGTCTTGTTTTTTTTGGGGATATTTTTGTTATCATTTGGTGCAATTTTAGAAAAAGTAACTATTAATGGGTTAAATCTTTTAAAAGAAAATGATTTGGAATTTGCATATGCAAGTTATTTAGGAAAGGACATTAACGATTATGCAATAGCCGATATTATTAGAAATTTAAAAGGAACAGGTTATTTTTCAAGTGTTGAGTGGTCAAAGATTGAAAGTGAAAAGGGAATTGAGCTTGTAATAGATGTTTTGGAAAACAAAAAGGTTGAAAAAGTAAATCTAGAGATAAATGGTGTAGAGTTGGTTTCCAAAGATACACTTAATGCATCAATAACATTGTTGGAAGGTAAACCATTTAGCTTCATGAAATTTAGAGAGAGTATACTTAATATTTCTAAAATTTATGAAGATGAAGGATATATAGTTTCCAATGTTTTTTCAAAAAACAAGGATCAGGGATTTATTTATGTTACAGGTACAATTGATGCTACAGAAGTGACGTTTAAAGTTATTGAATACGCACTCTACAGTGTTGAATTTAGTGGTGAAGTAGAAGGATTAGAAGAGATATTGTCAAAAATTAAAAAAGATGCAAATTTGAAAGAGTATAAAGATTATTTAGAAAAAAATTGGTTTTTGAGGCTTTTCGATAATGAAAAATCATATTATCCAAAAATGGCAGATTTACAAAGAATTTTTCAAGAATTTGGAAAATATGTTTATTTTTCACCATATTCCAATATCCAAATATTAGATGTAAATGGTGAAAAACCATCGAAAAAGTTAAGTATTGTAATTGTACAAAATAAACTTTTAAAAGATCAAAAGGATCAAAAATTTATTAAAGGTGTTGAAGTTTTGGGCAACACTCTAAACGATTTTTCTGATGTAACACTTTCTGGTACTGTAACAAATTTAGATTTATTAAACACATTGCAAAAGGTAAAAAGTTGGTATGACGAGAAAAATTACATAGTAAGTGTAAAACCGGAAATAAGAGATGAAGAATTTTTAATACATGTAACAGAATATAAATTTGGTGATGTGGAAATTGAAGGTTTGGAACAAACAAAACCTTATACTTTTGATGATTTAATATCTATAAAACCTGGAGGTTATGCAAATAGGGATGAACTTAGAAATACATATGTGGAAATTTACAAAACACAATTTTTTGATGGAATAGATTTTGATATTACCCCAGCTGCAACAGATGTTTTAGATGTAAAGTTAAAACTTGAAGAAAAGGTAAAAAAGTTTAATTTTATAGGTGGTGGGACATGGGGGCCTCCTGGCGAAGGAAAACCTTGGTATGAAGGACTTGCAGGACAACTTCAACTTAAGACAGTTAATCCTTTTGGATTGGGGCAATCAATTGGTTTAAGTCTTTTTTTGGGGGTTTCAAATAAATCGGTAAGTTTTAATTATTCAATAAGAAAACCGTTTGCAATGCCGGTAATTTTTGGTGGAAGTTTAAATTATTCATACATAACAGAGGCATCAACTTTGACGGATGATGCTACTGTGACTAATAACTTTGGATTTGACATTACGTTGTCATCCTTAAAGATAAATAACAATTCGTTTACTTTTGGTTTTGGAATGGATTATAAGATGATATATTTTAATACAGAAGAAGAGTACTTGGGAGGAAATGTATTAGCAGGTTATACGTTCGAAACTCTTGATGATTTGGTAATACCAACTGAGGGTTGGTATTTTGGATTAATTGGACAGAAGTATTTTAAAATTTTAGGCAATGCACCTGTTGCGGATAAATTCCAAGAAGAACTGTCTTTGCATATACCATTTGGTGATTTTACACTTGCGTCAAGATTTTTCGCATCACAACTTTTCCAATATGAAGGTACAAAGATACACAATTATCTATCTGGATTGAATAGTTTGAGAGGTGCTACGTTAGAGGGAAATATGACATTTTTGATGAATAACGATATAAGATATGTTGATAAGAATAGTAATTATCCATTCTATATTGCAGGTTTTGGAGATTTTGCTTTTGTTGGTGATGAATACACATTTGATATGTTAAAATGGTCTGTAGGAGTTGAGTTAGGACTTAATCTCCCGTTCTTAGGTTTAATAAGGGTTGGAGAGGCGTATTATGAAAATAATTGGAATTTCTTCTTTTTAATGGGAAAAACATTCTAA